Proteins encoded within one genomic window of Pongo pygmaeus isolate AG05252 chromosome 4, NHGRI_mPonPyg2-v2.0_pri, whole genome shotgun sequence:
- the SLC6A7 gene encoding sodium-dependent proline transporter: MKKLQGAHLRKPVTPDLLMTPSDQGDVDLDVDFAADRGNWTGKLDFLLSCIGYCVGLGNVWRFPYRAYTNGGGAFLVPYFLMLAICGIPLFFLELSLGQFSSLGPLAVWKISPLFKGAGAAMLLIVGLVAIYYNMIIAYVLFYLFASLTSDLPWEHCGNWWNTELCLEHRGSKDGNGALPLNLTCTVSPSEEYWSRYVLHIQGSQGIGSPGEIRWNLCLCLLLAWVIVFLCILKGVKSSGKVVYFTATFPYLILLMLLVRGVTLPGAWKGIQFYLTPQFHHLLSSKVWIEAALQIFYSLGVGFGGLLTFASYNTFHQNIYRDTFIVTLGNAITSILAGFAIFSVLGYMSQELGVPVDQVAKAGPGLAFVVYPQAMTMLPLSPFWSFLFFFMLLTLGLDSQFAFLETIVTAVTDEFPYYLRPKKVVFSGLICVAMYLMGLILTTDGGMYWLVLLDDYSASFGLMVVVITTCLAVTRVYGIQRFCRDIHMMLGFKPGLYFRACWLFLSPATLLALLVYSIVKYQPSEYGSYRFPPWAELLGILMGLLSCLMIPAGMLVAVLREEGSLWERLQQASRPAMDWGPSLEENRTGMYVATLAGSQSPKPLMVHMRKYGGITSFENTAIEVDREIAEEEESMM, from the exons ATGAAGAAGCTCCAGGGAGCTCACCTCCGCAAG CCTGtcaccccagacctgctgatGACCCCCAGTGACCAGGGCGATGTCGACCTGGATGTGGACTTTGCTGCAGACCGGGGGAACTGGACAGGCAAGCTGGACTTCCTGCTGTCCTGCATTGGCTACTGTGTAGGCCTGGGGAATGTCTGGCGCTTCCCCTATCGAGCGTACACCAACGGAGGAG GCGCCTTCCTCGTGCCCTACTTCCTCATGCTGGCCATCTGTGGCATCCCCCTCTTCTTCCTGGAGCTCTCCCTGGGCCAGTTCTCCAGCCTAGGGCCCCTGGCTGTCTGGAAAATCAGCCCCCTCTTCAAAG GCGCCGGCGCAGCCATGCTGCTCATCGTGGGCTTGGTGGCCATCTACTACAACATGATCATCGCCTACGTGCTCTTCTACCTCTTCGCCTCCCTCACCAGCGACCTACCCTGGGAGCACTGTGGCAACTGGTGGAACACAGAACTCTGCCTGGAGCACAGAGGCTCCAAGGACGGCAACGGGGCCCTGCCCCTCAACCTCACCTGCACCGTCAGCCCCAGCGAGGAGTACTGGAG CCGCTACGTCCTCCACATCCAAGGCAGCCAGGGCATTGGCAGCCCTGGGGAGATCCGctggaacctctgcctctgcctgctgCTGGCCTGGGTCATCGTGTTCCTCTGTATCCTCAAGGGTGTGAAGTCTTCGGGCAAG GTGGTGTATTTCACGGCCACATTCCCCTACCTCATCCTGCTCATGCTGCTGGTCCGCGGAGTCACCCTCCCAGGGGCCTGGAAGGGCATCCAGTTCTATCTCACCCCCCAGTTCCACCACCTGTTGTCTTCCAAG GTGTGGATTGAAGCTGCTCTTCAGATCTTCTATTCCCTGGGTGTGGGCTTCGGGGGGCTCCTCACCTTTGCCTCCTACAACACGTTTCACCAGAACATCTATAG AGACACTTTCATCGTCACTCTGGGCAACGCCATCACCAGCatcctggctggctttgccatctTCTCCGTGCTGGGCTACATGTCTCAGGAGCTGGGCGTGCCTGTGGACCAAGTAGCCAAAGCAG GCCCTGGCCTGGCCTTTGTCGTCTACCCACAGGCCATGACCATGCTGCCTCTGTCACCCTTCTggtccttcctcttcttcttcatgCTTCTGACTCTCGGCCTAGACAGCCAG TTTGCTTTTCTGGAGACCATTGTGACAGCTGTGACAGATGAGTTCCCGTACTACCTGCGGCCCAAGAAGGTGGTGTTCTCAGGGCTCATCTGCGTGGCCATGTACCTGATGGGGCTGATCCTCACCACTGAT GGGGGCATGTACTGGCTGGTCCTTCTGGATGACTACAGCGCCAGCTTCGGGCTGATGGTGGTGGTTATCACCACGTGCCTTGCCGTGACACGGGTGTATG GCATTCAGAGGTTCTGCCGAGACATCCACATGATGCTGGGCTTCAAGCCGGGCCTCTACTTCAGGGCCTGCTGGCTGTTCCTGTCCCCAGCCACGCTCTTG GCCCTGCTGGTGTATAGCATCGTCAAGTACCAGCCCTCGGAGTATGGCAGCTACCGCTTCCCGCCCTGGGCTGAGCTGCTGGGCATCCTGATGGGCCTGCTGTCCTGCCTCATGATCCCAGCTGGCATGCTGGTGGCTGTGCTTCGAGAAGAGGGCTCACTCTGGGAG CGGCTCCAACAGGCCAGCCGGCCGGCCATGGACTGGGGACCATCACTGGAGGAGAACCGGACGGGCATGTATGTGGCCACGCTGGCTGGGAGCCAGTCACCAAAGCCACTGATGGTGCACATGCGCAAGTACGGCGGCATCACCAGCTTCGAGAACACGGCCATCGAGGTGGACCGTGAGATTGCAGAGGAGGAGGAGTCAATGAtgtga